The Pandoraea apista genomic interval AAGCATGACGTCACGCAAGGCACCCGGGATTCAGCAAGTGCGCCATCACGGCATTCTGCGCATGAAGCCGGTTACCGGCTTGTTGAAAGACCCATGACGACGCCCCGTCGATCACGTCGTCCGTCACCTCCTGCCCACGGTCTGCGGGCAGGCAATGCAGATATCCGGCGTCCGGCGCGGCAAGGTGCATCACATCGGCATCGATGCGCCAATCCCGGTAGCGTTCGAAGGTCTTCTGCATGGCCGTCTCGTCCACAGCATCGCCGTGCCGCGCCGGCAAATGCCCGAGACTGCACCACGATTTCGCATAAACGGCGTGCGCGCCGGTCACCCCATCGCGCAGATCATGGGTCACGCGGACCCTCGCACCGGTTTGCGCGGCGAACTGCGTAGCCGCCGCCATGACCTGCGGATCGAGACCCAACAGCGCCGGATGGGCAAGCGTGACATCCATTCCCGCTTTCACCGCCGCGAGCAGCAGGCTCTGCGGCACCGCCACGGGCTTGTGCCAGCTTCCGGAATACGCCCAACTGATGCAGAGCCGCCGTCCGGTAAGGCCGCCGAGTTGCTCGCGCATCGTCATCATGTCCGCAAGTGCCTGACAGGGGTGAAAGCGATCGCACTCCATGTTGATGACGGGCACGCGGCTCCATTGCGCGAACGCCTCGAGATGGCGATGTGCGGCGCCGTACACCCAACCGGCCGGTGCGCCGTACATACGAACGGCAATCGCATCGCCATATAACGAGAGCACTCTCGCCACGTCGGCAACACGCTCTGTCGAATACGGAATCTCCGCCTCCGGCAGCGCGGGTGTGTATATCCCGTTCTGGGGATCGAGCACAATGGCGTGCCCGCCCATTCTCGACAGTCCCGTCTGGAAACTGCTACGGGTGCGCAGTGAGGCGTTATAGAAGAGGAAGTAGATCGTTCGGCCACGCAACGCTCCTTCGGTGTGTTGCGGATATCGGCGCTTGAAGGCGAGTGCGGCGTCGAGCAACGCGCGATAGTCCGCCGCACTCATGGTCAGATCGGGGGCTAGCCAGTGGCAAGTCACTCATCTCTCCTGATCGTGTCTCAGTCATCGTGATGTTTCGGCATCGGCACCCCATTGCCTGTCGTATCTGCCGTCAGCCAACCAGTGCACCTGCCACTGTTCCTGCCACGTGACCGGTGACGGACGACGGGCAGCGAGCACCGCCCTCAAGGAGGTCGCCAGCCGGTCGCCTGCTGCGTAAAACGCTCGGCACACGACATGCCCAATCGCTCGAAAAGACGTCGCGGCACGAGCGCCGCCGCCATCATCTGCACCCCGACTTCCCGCGGATCGATGCTCTCCCGAATCACGAGGCCAGCGTCGGCAGCATCCAGCCCGACCGAGCGCAAATGGTCTCGCCACGCGGGCAGGTCGGGGGCGAGGAACGCCGTCATCAGGTCGGGCAATAGGGCATTGAGGATTTCGCGCGCATCCGCCGACAACGACGGCACCCACTCACTCGCAAAACGGACAAACGCCGCCTGATGCCGCATTTCGTCCGCGGCGTGATCGGCCAGCAGCGCGCGCACAGGCGGGTACACGTCGTCGCAAGCCCCCGCCTGACGCAGCGTGCCGGTAATGAGTGTTTCGGTCACCAACGCCGCCGCCATGATGGACACCGCGCGGAACGCTGCCGGCACCGTCTCGCACAACGCCAACACGCGCACCACACTCGGCGACACCCCTTGCGTCAATCCGTACCCCGTGTGACTCAACAGACGCCTGCGGAAACGCTCCATCATCCATGTATGAAAGCCTTCATCCGTGTAGATCGCCAGCAGGTCGTCGCGGCTGACCGAGGCGATCGCTGGCATGCCGAGCATCTGTTCAATGGCACGATTGACGATGTGCAGTTCCACACACTCCGTCTTGTTCAGATAATCCGCCAGCCGTAACGCACTCAATTGCTGTCGGGCTGCCTGCCCCAATGCGCAAACCAGCGGATGCATGGCATACGGCATCAGC includes:
- a CDS encoding diiron oxygenase, which translates into the protein MSDSNLPDDEVLIAGGGAGALDRAQQPWQEIAAVTRCAAEAPFPPLRPDQLFFNVMLMPYAMHPLVCALGQAARQQLSALRLADYLNKTECVELHIVNRAIEQMLGMPAIASVSRDDLLAIYTDEGFHTWMMERFRRRLLSHTGYGLTQGVSPSVVRVLALCETVPAAFRAVSIMAAALVTETLITGTLRQAGACDDVYPPVRALLADHAADEMRHQAAFVRFASEWVPSLSADAREILNALLPDLMTAFLAPDLPAWRDHLRSVGLDAADAGLVIRESIDPREVGVQMMAAALVPRRLFERLGMSCAERFTQQATGWRPP
- a CDS encoding ornithine carbamoyltransferase codes for the protein MTCHWLAPDLTMSAADYRALLDAALAFKRRYPQHTEGALRGRTIYFLFYNASLRTRSSFQTGLSRMGGHAIVLDPQNGIYTPALPEAEIPYSTERVADVARVLSLYGDAIAVRMYGAPAGWVYGAAHRHLEAFAQWSRVPVINMECDRFHPCQALADMMTMREQLGGLTGRRLCISWAYSGSWHKPVAVPQSLLLAAVKAGMDVTLAHPALLGLDPQVMAAATQFAAQTGARVRVTHDLRDGVTGAHAVYAKSWCSLGHLPARHGDAVDETAMQKTFERYRDWRIDADVMHLAAPDAGYLHCLPADRGQEVTDDVIDGASSWVFQQAGNRLHAQNAVMAHLLNPGCLA